A stretch of the Panicum virgatum strain AP13 chromosome 9N, P.virgatum_v5, whole genome shotgun sequence genome encodes the following:
- the LOC120687821 gene encoding uncharacterized protein LOC120687821 isoform X5, whose protein sequence is MDHDDSDFQSQNFQLVGEDSNRFPSGLRPFALPKLDIEDQLQGHLRFDNLIDSEAFFSVQGHESNWIEVLSTGSSVVDFSSSAAESCSKTNNVWSEATSTESVEMLLKSVGEIETTGNMDSNAHLQLSAMDSQIDQSNVHPDSTSSPTDSTVVPTEKDQSQSTHSRMTDGPDHSQSTHSRMAADPSNTDPQLERFAPFLMDKKSEQAAASVAEKCIASEKLSSSINTSGSCPAVGGYFEGVQDDLSLDKLNVPSAEVNSRNLNNEPFTGLAPLQNIYVTDSYHFEQDNKESEVDVAPQDSEVCHFNENKVEGGLTESLGTVNLSSQVSNETLLPESSDGLLEAITNPLKLHRSDGTCNIVNSTLQLSFSPVQHETEGLSSSVDRSNELIINEFGVSSNSAPSHRSEADSRNSNPHLVSSLSPKRKVADATGVPEETMNAGANSTNISCTGDESKLEVLEHNKDSVDNLESGAMEEKTMDKIPVVSGNMEQMVENNHEENASGATDTSKDKVESSDSIAPENSSADAFNASEDPKIPSINHEGSFNECDTPGIEEEPESSHLVLSTSGPHEKMSAPVISSSSGIGITSTTVTDTFGTPADKNGCSIGVSAADSSALPDERDLIVSTMNHEVPSKEGAKSALGDEDNNVISPGSEPGGVMSAVPVDSNTDVYGSTVSVAKKEEYTEQANSLGGSTTAETQDKSGNHPDASSPKCQTDKSLIQGEQHTDPATPPALGISSGNVAEKVVETPQNASNDLNARVQDAVLNHGTDHSPGTVTSQGKVGSSIVEPGNGNGIRTSATCGSPSVISCSEPSPQEGGQGSNALLHHTPLDVQSGDPKDCEANADAAQSSKQCSTRNLESALGSEETNTAGGDRSFSFEVGAPPNASEKAHSPVWSPFPRYTASQSTEMTPENPQPGSSLKSISDVSKETSIAKAGKEQLSERKVAESAGGPSDNSNIGDSTKSSSSPPEKSQQHPTPEPSDLVKFPFTDPQHLQLRAQIFVYGALIQGTPPGEAYMVAAFGESVGGGGKPTWEAAWRAALERFQYQKSLYTGLETPTSSRIGSSVPDKANKSTAVRTAPASKKGGKTVVPAHSTATLHGTFSVPLGSSTFNLQRGTHLDFSQAVSPFTYNSHMRQSSPGVAPWYTQSPGPRPAPWLIPPQNLIFDSSMQAAGPTNETAKGASSKIISISHTVSPVLVPPSSAPSIVSSAAVVNDEKQKAPASSSKKGTASQKPRKRKKASASPEQQSVIASPQLKADVTSSIPATNHTSGFTLSTHSPSNALVSRVVPNTGQLTSIPNYQITGGMDSEQGIIFSEQIRSAIEQSTVQAKGASMHSVEAVRHKEGIWSHLSTISKNKLPREVEEKLTSAAAAAEAAVSVAKAAAEAAKMASEAALQAKMMAEEALSSSTSLKSMHHEAGEVGISSNPPGQSSSTPASSLKSKENSRTPGSILSVARKAARKRVEEASAATKRAENLDAILKAAEFAAEAVFRAGTIIGMGEPLPFTLRELLEAGPDGYWKSESVRNKAGSGNHNPVTETLEVDAPANFSKSGRKRGRKPKYDQALPNSEPSSSGKELLPEGIHSANVGHGVEDVPTTMALDSNKNSTAPVNIIWNGIEKGSAVEVLSDKGGFGVAWFSAKVVDINENNTFVSYHNHNGTGPHEEQVPLRQDGDKPPQIRLPYPATLSKFKTRKRRRETAGSCLWVIGDHVDAWVNDSWREGVIAQNYEGDETKYVVQFSVGGGGESLVVDAWNLRPSRVWKDGQWTEWSSARERKSKSNKGDSPLEKRQRTDLLQAGGDLSTVGEAGGPSKDKNTNNTKKPEELKQLALSQEEMVFNVGKSVVENKSDALAFKRPGLQKEGSKVVYGVPKHGKKKKFMEVSKHYDVGQSDKISEGNASSRFAKHSMPQLPRPRENTSKVDHNRGRRVAEMRSRIPKPTKSQNVAANSVPDEDSLPKSIPNSGVSERSFTLAESNTSTSNTKKPTVEKNNSALGTGPRTVVPSVSEMQPAYTDPTSKQNVSTNNRAKRKYVPPVGNVNRSTLRTCEKTSSDSGEPQRTSSDSAEPRRSNRRIQPTSRLLEGLQSSLIISKVPGEKVPRSNYKSASSRGRAHG, encoded by the exons ATGGATCATGATGATAGCGATTTTCAGAGCCAAAACTTTCAACTAGTTGGTGAAGACAGTAACAGGTTCCCTTCAGGTTTGCGGCCATTTGCACTCCCAAAACTTGATATCGAGGACCAGCTACAAGGCCATCTTCGATTTGATAATTTGATAGATTCAGAAGCATTTTTCAGCGTGCAAGGGCACGAGAGTAATTGGATTGAGGTTTTGTCTACCGGAAGCAGTGTTGTTGATTTTAGTTCCAGTGCTGCTGAATCGTGCTCGAAAACTAATAATGTCTGGTCAGAGGCAACATCCACAGAATCTGTGGAAATGTTATTGAAATCAGTGGGAGAAATTGAGACAACTGGTAACATGGACAGTAATGCACACCTTCAGTTAAGTGCTATGGACAGCCAAATCGATCAGTCGAACGTGCATCCTGATTCCACTAGCTCTCCAACAGATAGTACTGTAGTGCCAACCGAAAAAGATCAGTCTCAGAGCACTCATTCTAGAATGACTGATGGTCCTGATCATTCTCAGAGTACTCATTCTAGAATGGCTGCTGACCCTTCAAACACCGATCCCCAGCTTGAGCGTTTTGCTCCTTTCTTGATGGACAAGAAATCTGAGCAGGCAGCAGCTTCTGTTGCTGAGAAGTGCATAGCAAGTGAGAAGCTGTCCTCTTCAATTAACACATCAGGAAGCTGCCCAGCTGTTGGCGGCTATTTTGAAGGAGTTCAGGACGACCTTTCTCTGGACAAACTCAATGTACCCTCCGCCGAAGTAAATTCTAGGAACTTGAATAATGAACCTTTCACAGGGTTGGCTCCCCTTCAGAACATATATGTCACTGATTCATATCACTTTGAACAGGATAATAAAGAATCGGAGGTTGATGTTGCACCTCAGGATTCGGAGGTATGCCATTTTAATGAAAATAAAGTTGAAGGAGGACTAACTGAGTCTTTGGGCACTGTGAACTTGTCCAGTCAGGTTAGCAATGAAACTCTATTGCCAGAAAGTTCTGATGGATTGCTAGAGGCCATTACAAATCCACTTAAGCTGCACAGAAGTGATGGTACTTGTAATATAGTCAACAGCACTCTTCAACTATCTTTTTCCCCAGTGCAACATGAAACTGAAGGTCTGAGTAGTTCAGTTGACAGGAGCAATGAACTCATCATCAACGAGTTTGGTGTTAGTTCAAATTCTGCTCCATCTCACCGATCTGAGGCAGACTCACGAAATTCTAATCCTCATCTTGTCAGTTCTCTGTCTCCCAAAAGAAAGGTTGCTGACGCCACTGGTGTTCCTGAAGAAACAATGAATGCTGGAGCCAATAGTACAAATATCAGCTGTACTGGTGATGAATCAAAACTTGAAGTATTGGAGCACAATAAAGATTCTGTTGATAACCTAGAAAGTGGTGCCATGGAAGAAAAGACAATGGATAAAATACCTGTAGTTTCAGGAAATATGGAGCAAATGGTGGAAAATAACCATGAAGAAAATGCTAGTGGTGCTACAGACACATCAAAAGATAAGGTTGAATCTTCTGACAGTATTGCACCCGAAAACTCTTCAGCTGACGCTTTCAATGCTTCAGAGGATCCAAAAATTCCCTCAATAAATCATGAGGGGTCATTCAATGAATGTGATACTCCTGGTATAGAAGAGGAGCCTGAAAGCTCGCATTTGGTCCTTTCTACTTCTGGGCCTCATGAGAAAATGTCAGCACCGGTGATCAGTTCAAGCAGTGGCATTGGCATCACTTCTACCACTGTTACTGACACTTTCGGTACTCCAGCAGATAAAAATGGCTGTTCAATAGGTGTTTCTGCTGCTGATTCTTCTGCTTTACCAGATGAGAGGGATTTGATTGTGTCCACGATGAATCATGAGGTGCCATCCAAGGAAGGTGCTAAATCCGCTTTAGGAGATGAGGACAACAATGTTATTTCTCCTGGCTCTGAACCAGGTGGGGTAATGTCAGCTGTGCCTGTGGACTCAAACACTGATGTTTATGGTAGTACTGTTTCTGTTGCAAAAAAGGAGGAATACACAGAGCAGGCTAATTCTCTGGGTGGTTCAACCACAGCAGAAACTCAGGATAAATCAG GTAACCATCCAGATGCTTCTTCACCAAAATGCCAGACTGATAAATCTTTGATACAAGGTGAGCAACATACAGATCCAGCCACACCACCTGCATTAGGTATCTCAAGTGGCAATGTTGCTGAAAAGGTTGTAGAAACTCCCCAAAATGCAAGCAATGATTTGAATGCACGTGTGCAAG ATGCAGTATTAAATCATGGTACAGATCATAGTCCTGGTACTGTTACTTCCCAGGGCAAGGTAGGCTCAAGCATAGTGGAACCTGGCAATGGTAATGGAATCCGTACCAGTGCTACATGTGGCTCCCCTTCAGTGATTAGTTGCTCCGAACCCTCTCCCCAGGAAGGTGGACAGGGCAGCAACGCACTACTTCATCATACACCACTAGATGTGCAGTCTGGGGATCCAAAAGATTGTGAAGCCAATGCTGATGCTGCTCAGAGCTCAAAACAATGTTCTACCAGAAATTTAGAATCTGCTCTTGGTTCTGAGGAGACTAATACAGCAGGAGGTGATAGAAGCTTCTCATTCGAGGTGGGAGCTCCACCAAATGCTTCTGAGAAAGCTCATAGCCCTGTTTGGAGCCCGTTCCCTAGATACACAGCTTCTCAGAGTACCGAG ATGACCCCAGAAAATCCTCAACCTGGAAGTTCATTGAAGAGTATCAGTGATGTTAGTAAGGAAACATCTATTGCAAAAGCTGGTAAAGAACAGCTGTCAGAAAGGAAAGTGGCTGAAAGTGCTGGGGGCCCGTCAGACAACTCTAACATTGGTGATAGCACTAAGAGTAGCAGTTCACCGCCAGAGAAGTCACAGCAGCATCCAACCCCTGAGCCTTCTG ATTTGGTGAAGTTTCCATTCACAGATCCACAGCATTTGCAGCTACGTGCACAGATTTTTGTTTATGGAGCTCTTAT TCAAGGAACACCACCAGGAGAGGCTTACATGGTGGCAGCTTTCGGAGAGTCTG TAGGTGGTGGTGGTAAACCTACATGGGAGGCAGCTTGGCGAGCTGCTCTTGAAAGATTTCAGTACCAAAAATCACTTTATACTGGTTTAGAGACCCCTACAAGTTCACGTATAG GTAGTTCCGTGCCTGACAAAGCTAATAAGAGTACAGCAGTTAGAACTGCCCCAGCTAGCAAAAAGGGTGGGAAAACTGTGGTACCAGCACATTCTACTGCAACCCTGCACGGAACTTTTAGTGTGCCTCTTGGTAGTTCTACGTTTAACCTGCAACGAGGTACTCATCTGGACTTTAGCCAGGCAGTATCACCATTTACATATAATTCACACATGAGGCAGTCGTCTCCTGGTGTTGCCCCCTGGTATACTCAGAGCCCTGGACCACGTCCTGCACCCTGGCTGATTCCACCACAAAACTTAATTTTTGATTCATCGATGCAAGCAGCTGGTCCTACAAATGAAACTGCAAAGGGGGCATCATCCAAAATCATATCCATTTCGCATACTGTTTCGCCTGTTTTAGTTCCACCTAGTTCGGCACCTTCTATTGTTTCTTCAGCGGCGGTTGTGAATGATGAAAAACAGAAGGCACCAGCTTCTAGCTCTAAGAAGGGAACAGCATCACAAAagccaagaaaaagaaagaaagcttCAGCAAGTCCAGAACAGCAATCTGTCATTGCCTCCCCTCAGCTCAAAGCAGACGTTACGTCTTCTATTCCTGCCACTAACCACACATCAGGATTCACTTTATCTACCCATTCTCCAAGTAATGCTTTGGTTAGTAGGGTTGTTCCTAACACAGGTCAGCTCACCTCTATACCTAACTACCAGATCACTGGTGGTATGGATAGTGAGCAAGGAATCATCTTTTCGGAACAGATCCGGAGTGCAATAGAACAATCAACTGTACAAGCGAAAGGTGCAAGTATGCACTCAGTGGAGGCAGTTAGGCATAAAGAAGGCATATGGAGCCATCTATCCACAATCTCAAAAAACAAGTTACCTCGTGAAGTTGAAGAGAAGCTTACCtcagctgcagctgctgctgaagCAGCAGTTTCTGTTGCAAAGGCAGCTGCAGAAGCTGCCAAGATGGCATCAGAGGCTGCATTGCAGGCGAAGATGATGGCAGAGGAAGCACTTAGCTCTTCTACATCTCTAAAGTCCATGCATCATGAAGCTGGTGAAGTTGGTATCAGTAGCAATCCACCTGGCCAGTCAAGTTCAACACCAGCATCATCTCTGAAAAGTAAGGAGAACAGTCGTACCCCGGGTTCCATCCTTTCAGTGGCACGGAAGGCTGCTAGAAAGAGGGTTGAAGAGGCATCTGCAGCTACAAAACGTGCAGAAAACTTGGATGCCATACTGAAAGCTGCGGAGTTCGCTGCGGAGGCTGTGTTCAGAGCTGGAACTATTATTGGAATGGGTGAACCACTACCTTTTACTCTAAGGGAGCTTTTAGAAGCTGGCCCGGATGGCTACTGGAAGTCTGAGAGTGTGAGGAATAAAGCTGGAAGTGGTAATCACAATCCAGTAACAGAAACATTGGAGGTAGATGCACCTGCTAATTTCAGTAAATCTGGCAGAAAGCGTGGTCGGAAACCTAAGTATGATCAAGCACTACCAAATTCGGAGCCATCTTCAAGTGGCAAAGAATTGCTGCCAGAAGGAATACACTCAG CTAATGTAGGACATGGGGTTGAAGATGTTCCCACCACTATGGCACTTGATAGTAACAAAAATAGTACAGCACCAGTAAACATTATCTGGAATGGCATTGAAAAGGGATCTGCTGTTGAG GTCTTATCTGACAAGGGTGGGTTTGGAGTAGCTTGGTTTTCTGCCAAGGTTGTTGATATAAATGAAAATAACACATTTGTCAGCTATCACAACCACAACG GAACTGGTCCTCATGAAGAACAGGTGCCATTGAGACAAGATGGGGATAAACCGCCTCAAATACGTCTTCCTTACCCTGCTACCCTTTCTAAATTCAAAACTAGGAAACGTCGCAGGGAAACAGCAGGGAGTTGTTTATGGGTTATTGGAGATCACGTAGATGCTTGGGTCAATGATAG TTGGCGTGAGGGAGTTATTGCTCAGAATTATGAGGGTGATGAGACAAAGTATGTTGTACAATTTTCAG ttggaggtggtggtgaGTCATTAGTTGTTGATGCTTGGAATCTTCGTCCATCACGTGTTTGGAAAGATGGTCAATGGACAGAGTGGTCCAGCGCAAGAGAAAGGAAATCTAAATCTAATAAG GGTGATTCACCTCTTGAGAAACGCCAAAGGACAGACCTGCTTCAAGCAGGTGGCGATCTATCTACTGTTGGTGAAGCAGGGGGTCCCTCCAAGGATAAGAATACTAACAATACAAAAAAGCCGGAGGAGCTAAAGCAATTGGCTTTGTCTCAGGAGGAAATGGTTTTCAACGTTGGGAAGAGTGTAGTTGAAAATAAATCTGATGCTCTTGCATTCAAACGGCCTGGATTGCAGAAAGAAGGATCAAAGGTTGTCTACGGTGTTCCAAAACatggaaagaagaagaagtttaTGGAAGTAAGCAAACATTATGATGTAGGCCAATCTGACAAGATTTCCGAGGGCAATGCATCTAGCAGATTTGCAAAACATTCAATGCCACAATTGCCAAGACCGCGTGAAAATACCTCCAAAGTTGATCACAATAGAGGAAGGAGAGTAGCTGAGATGAGGTCTAGAATACCTAAACCCACAAAGTCACAGAATGTTGCAGCTAACAGTGTTCCTGATGAGGATTCCTTGCCCAAGTCCATTCCAAATTCTGGTGTTTCTGAAAGGAGTTTTACTTTAGCAGAAAGTAACACAAGCACCTCGAACACCAAGAAGCCCACTGTAGAAAAAAATAATTCTGCGTTGGGCACGGGCCCTAGAACTGTAGTTCCTTCTGTTTCTGAAATGCAACCGGCATATACTGATCCTACTTCCAAGCAGAATGTGTCCACTAACAATCGAGCTAAAAGGAAATATGTTCCTCCTGTGGGTAACGTGAACAGAAGTACGCTTAGAACCTGTGAAAAGACTAGTTCTGATTCTGGTGAGCCCCAAAGGACTAGTTCTGATTCTGCTGAACCCAGACGATCTAACCGGCGAATTCAACCAACTTCGAGG TTACTAGAGGGTTTGCAAAGTTCCCTCATAATCTCCAAAGTTCCTGGGGAGAAGGTTCCAAGGAGCAATTACAAAAGTGCTTCGTCAAGAG GGAGAGCTCATGGCTGA